TGACTCATAGTGCTAATGGGGAGGCTggcagggaggaggatggagctGGGACTTTGAGACCTATGAATGGCGTGAAGCTGGAGTGACAGCTGGGACAGACTTGGGGTACTCAATAGTATAAAAAGGATTCTTCTCCTTTGTGCTCTCTCCTCTAGGACCACTGATCCAGCATGGCCTAACAGGTGAAATGTTATTTGTTGAAACTTGAAATCTGAAACTCACCTGTCTGCAGTGATGGAAAAAGAAGCTGAGTATTGAGTCACACCCCTGCTGTAATGCTGGAGAGGCCTGGAGGGTGCTGAAAAGGGCTACATATTAGGAATTGTCACAAATGAGGCAGCATTCTGTTTTTATGTTACAAGTTGTTGATTATGTTTATGATGTTCTAGTCTACTTTAGTTGTAGCACTATTGAAACTGGCACTTCCTGTTCAGTTATTCATTCAAATGGCAATTCATATTTCAAGTTCCATCACGATTTTATGCTGGGATGTTTCTATGACATTGCATTGATGTTCCTTGTTTGATATGTTCAGAGTGTAAAGAATTAGGGAAACTACCAGACCTGCGACAACCTATGTCCTTGGGTGCGTCCCAataatctctccttcctcctgaagtgtgcacttgcgCATTCATTTCTCCCCATAAAGTTAAAATCATTGGAGTGATGTAGACATGGGCTAGGGGGGAGTCCATTAAGGGAattgaacaagtgcacactttgggagaaCAGAGATTATTGGGACATAGCATAAGGTGTGGTCTTATTGGTAGTAAGAGAGTAGATTTCAGAGCTAGTATGTTGAGTCGTATCTGGTTCTTTGTGTGGTGAACAGGTTTCTTCCCTTTTATGAATAAAAATAACTGTTCTCCTTGTTCTGCAATTGGGTATCTTTTATATTTTGGATCATGAACCTCTACCTTGTTGACAGGTGACCGCCTGATTGTAACAACTGAAAGCATTTATTGAACACAAGATGAGACAGTGATTAGAACAGTATTTATTAGTATTTACAGTATTTAAAATTCAACAGACAAATAGGAATGTTGCGCTGCAGCAATTGGTATTACTACAAGTGTGGTTGTTGTGTTCAGCTTTAATAAACATCGGATCTCTTCTCTTCTTCATTGATCCTAGAGCAATACTTTATAGGGCCATGTCCTAACTTGAGCTCGTGTTAAGATTGGACCTGTACATACTCAATTCTAGCCTCAAAAGCCTTAATTACAGCCTCAACTGTCTCAGTTTCAGTACTCTGCAACCTCCGCCCTCTGGGGCTGCCAGAACTCTGCTCCCTCGATGAGCCGCTTGATCAGATTAGCTGAGGTGATCAACATGTGACCTGCTGCCTGGAGGAGAGTGGAGGCCACGCGGAGGgcctctctgagagagagaatggggaaagagagaatattATAAATTACCATTGTTACAGACACATTCCACCAGGGACAAGACTTCCTCCCGTCCCACTCCACTCACCTGAGGACTTTCTTGGGCCCCAGACATTTGAAGTCGGCGCTGACGGAGTACCGGCCTGAGAAGGTGCCCTTTACGTTCAGGGAGCCAAACACATCCTTGGGGTTCTGCCGGTACAGGTCAAAGGTCACGCGGGCTATATCCTTTCCTGTCCGCGGCTGGGTGGGGTCTTCGGCTTTAGAGAGCGTTGTACCCTGTAGGTTTAGCATAGGATatggtgtgagagggagagagctccAGGGCGAAGTTTCCCCTAAGTACAGATCTAAGGATCAGGTTAGTGGGGGAAATGCAAagctgacccaagatcagcaccCTACTCCAGAAGAGACTCTAGCATTGTTGGTTTAGAGCtcacagcgcccctctgtctctatatgtgtaggccatctatctgatgctgtcagGTCAAAAAGAGTATAAGATTGTTgccgcccgtagcattgaatgcaagggatgCCAGctagcatttggcctcccttgataaaaaaaaatatataaaataatagtCAATCAGTGTTGAGCTAAACAGAGTgaactcaactgtgaatggtcctggcacacacaaaaaaatgttttgggaagccagtttggatttggcttcactccaATCACATGGAGAGCAATACGTCACTGACAAAAAAAACTTtcattgttgcatctcgttgtgttgttgtcctccagtggctaactagctaaaattgtccctttcctaaattatcCCTGTCTTCATCCATGgctttggacttgtggttttacttaattctccgtactggccaatgattataatggcgattctgatccaaccataaatgtATACAATgggcccctggcctgagaggatgtaagttcaatatgtagctagatgtagaaggctaacgTTAAATAGCTAgcattgcccatgaaaggaagttaggttagccagcaagcattttagccaggtagcttaggaaaacaaaaaatacaagcgtgtactgtatgacagagaccatttcgtcaacatgaaagagaggatgaCATTGGCCTTTCTCAACAAGTAGGGTGAGTCCACAtgtttttttctacttgcacacacagatacatacacacacagaaatcagaacgATGGATAGCCACATCATTTAGCTTATGCTGATTGGACTAAGTacagttgtcactgtattagactaagcatgaTTTGATGATGAAGAAATTGAAATGGTTCTAGAATGATGGTAACTCCgcggttctaaatcaatagatatttagtagtctgaaaatgttggaaacataaacttgcttgaccatgcaaGGTCAAACAGTAGGTCAcctaactgtttgttacatgtaatatgctttgtggacttcaccggacagaggttggtctccggttttgtgatgaaacaaaaggtgtggtttaatttattctgccactgtgtattcGTATTGTCTAGGCCTTAggcatctatatatatatatatatcatggtcgcaaggcatatgaactagcAGGTTATAGaacaaacaacgcaattatcacaacacgtgggttgtaatatggcttttttctggcttggcttccccagtgattttacccatgcaCTGCTACTGTTTGTTTcacgctggggccacccataggtaaaatgtatgcacgcatgactttggataaaagtgtctgctaaatggcatatattatacattattaACCAGAAAAAAACTCTGGGCCTTTAAGATTTTCCTGATTGGGTCATGTGGGAGAGAAAAACTCAGAACCCGACTTATCTTTAATCATCTGAAAAGGGTGTGCACACGTGTATATTGTGCTAACAAAACACATTCAAGTGGAGATACCtatactaccagtcaaaagttttaggacacctactcattcaagggttttccttcaTTTTTACGATGTTCTACTTTGTAAagtactagtgaagacatcaaaactatgaaataacacatatggaatcatgtagtaaccaaaaaagttaaacaaatccaaatatattttatttttgagaattcccgccacaggaatggaagacccagagttacctctgctgcagaggataaattcatttgagttaccagcctcagatattgcaacccaaataaatgcttcagagttcaagtaacagatacatctcaacatcagctgttcagaggagactgtgtgaatcaggccttcatgatctaATTGCTgcataggggcggcagggtagcctagtggttagagcgttggactggtaaccgaaaggttgcaagttcaaatccccgagctgacaaggtacaaatctgtcgttctgcccctaaataggcagttaacccactgttcctaggccgtcattgaaaataagaatttgttcttaactggcttgcctagtaaaataaaggtaaaatttaaaaaataaaatagaaaccactactaaaggacaccaataataagaagagacttgcttgggccaagaaacatgagcaatggacattagactggtggaaaatGGTCCTTTAgtttggagtccaaatttgagattttttgttccaacctCAAAGACATGGTGtgggtgaatggattatctccgcatgtgtatttcccaccgtgaagcatggaggaggaggtgtgatggtgtgtgggtgctttactggtgacactgtctgtgatttatttataattcaaggcacacttaaccagcatggcttccacagcattatgcagcgacacgccatcccatctggtttgggcttagtgggactatcatttgtttttcaacaggacaatgacccaaaacacacctccaggctgtgtaaggactatttgaccaagaaggagagtgatggagtgctgcatcggaTGACGTCACCTCCACAATCCCTCGACCTCAACcgaattgagatagtttgggatgagtcggaccgcataGTATAGGaagagcagccaacaagtgctcagcatatgtgggaattccttcaagactgttgaaaaagcattccaggtgaagctggttgagagaatgccaagagtgtgcaaagctgtcatcaaggaaaagggtggctgttttaagaatctcaaatataaaatatattttgattggtttaacacgtttttttttggttactacatgattccatgtgttatttcatagttttgatgtcttcactgttattatacaatgtagaaaatagtacaaataaagaaaaacccttgaatgagtagttgttctaaaacttttgaccggtagtgtagatcAGGACATCCATACCGGAGGAGTTTTCCATGTCTGTCCAGGTTCCAGGGCCATGAGGACTGTGTTGTCTGGCAAAGACATCAGTAAGTCTTCAGAGTCCACCACTGTCCCATCCTCCTCACACACCAGCACCACAGCCAGACTGGACAAACACAGCATCTTGGCCTGGCACACCTGGGGTAGCAACAAAGGTAGATATAGTCAGAGGACATGCAGACACAGTGTATGTATTTTGAAGGCACAAATACATTCTTCTATGGCAAGTGCTTCAGATCCCAGACCTGTCCTTATAAAACTACAGTACAGAGCTTTTCCTGTTCAGGTCACATGGTCACTCATGGCCTTATAACAACAGGAAAccatttttctttatttattcatcatgtccatctctctcaccctctctctcagctcctccAGGGTTCCTGCTGTGATTCCCTTCCTGGTGCCCCTGTCATGGGAACACACCCTGAATGGTCTCTGATGTGCAGGGGCCGACGACCACACCCGCCTGGTCACAGACCTGTGGAGGAAGAGGAGTAAGAAGATGTTCACAAGGCCAGACACAGCCAGCTTAATGTAGAATTTgccttgcctggtcccagatctgtttatgcGGTTTTATCAACACCTACGGTCATTGTCACGCAAACAGATCTCGGGGAAGGCTTGAAGTTGCCCTATTCTTGTATCagattaccacacacacacaccaatcctaacctgaaccatgAAGGGAATGTACAACCTGACTCTGTATCAGTGGTTAGGGACAACTTCTACCTAGTCCATAGATACAAGTGTATACATTTGTACTGCTCTATGGAAGATTGATTTGGTCTACAAATATTTCACTGAGAGATAGTAAGAGTAATAgaatggccgagcagccacacacaagcctaagatcacaatgccaagggttggctggagtggtgtaaagcgcGACACAATTGTACTTTggggcagtggaaacgcattctcttcCAGTGATGAACCACGtcgccatctggcagtccgacggacgaatctgggttcgGAGGATGCATGGAGGACGTTACCTgcctcaatgcatagtgccaactgtaaagtttggtggaggaggaataatggtcttgggctgtttttcatggttcgggctaagccccttagttct
The genomic region above belongs to Oncorhynchus masou masou isolate Uvic2021 chromosome 27, UVic_Omas_1.1, whole genome shotgun sequence and contains:
- the LOC135516226 gene encoding lipid transferase CIDEB-like yields the protein METTSSLIKSVTRRVWSSAPAHQRPFRVCSHDRGTRKGITAGTLEELRERVCQAKMLCLSSLAVVLVCEEDGTVVDSEDLLMSLPDNTVLMALEPGQTWKTPPGTTLSKAEDPTQPRTGKDIARVTFDLYRQNPKDVFGSLNVKGTFSGRYSVSADFKCLGPKKVLREALRVASTLLQAAGHMLITSANLIKRLIEGAEFWQPQRAEVAEY